From one Deinococcus sp. JMULE3 genomic stretch:
- a CDS encoding ABC transporter permease: MTTLRPSRMAGLGPMLIVALIAAALYWPLMLAANVGPAGRTLASGAELDCKTALACASQLRNPVVPAPAQLAQGFVRLSTPVTSPLALPYNVGVTAGETLLGLLLATVTGIGLALLLVASRAFERATLPWLVASQTVPVVAIAPMLAVLLGQYGVQGFLPKAIIAAYIAFFPVAVGMSRGLRSADPLHLDLMRTYHASSAQTYRLLRFPASLPHLFTALKVAVTSALVGSIVAEISTISFSGLGKMLAENSRASDTVALWVIMGYGAVLGVTLVALVNALERWVTPWSRR, from the coding sequence ATGACCACCCTGCGTCCCTCCCGCATGGCCGGACTCGGGCCGATGCTGATCGTGGCGCTGATCGCGGCGGCGCTGTACTGGCCGTTGATGCTCGCTGCGAACGTCGGACCGGCGGGGCGGACGCTGGCGAGCGGCGCGGAACTGGACTGCAAGACCGCGCTGGCCTGCGCGTCGCAGCTGCGCAACCCGGTGGTGCCCGCCCCGGCGCAGCTCGCGCAGGGCTTCGTGCGCCTCAGCACGCCGGTCACGTCGCCGCTGGCCCTGCCGTACAACGTGGGCGTCACCGCCGGAGAGACGCTGCTGGGGCTGCTGCTCGCCACCGTGACCGGGATCGGGCTGGCGCTGCTGCTGGTCGCCAGTCGCGCGTTCGAGCGGGCCACGCTGCCTTGGTTGGTTGCCTCGCAGACGGTCCCCGTGGTGGCGATCGCGCCGATGCTGGCGGTGCTGCTTGGGCAGTACGGCGTGCAGGGTTTCCTGCCCAAGGCGATCATCGCGGCGTACATCGCGTTCTTCCCGGTCGCGGTCGGCATGAGCCGCGGCCTGCGCAGCGCCGATCCGTTGCACCTGGACCTGATGCGCACGTACCACGCGTCCTCCGCGCAGACGTACCGGCTGCTGCGCTTCCCGGCCAGCCTCCCGCACCTGTTCACGGCGCTGAAGGTGGCGGTCACGTCCGCGCTGGTGGGCAGCATCGTCGCGGAGATCAGCACCATCTCGTTCTCCGGGCTGGGCAAGATGCTCGCCGAGAACTCACGCGCCAGCGACACCGTCGCCCTGTGGGTGATCATGGGCTACGGCGCCGTGCTGGGCGTGACGCTGGTCGCCCTGGTGAACGCGCTGGAGAGGTGGGTGACGCCATGGAGCAGACGATGA
- a CDS encoding ABC transporter ATP-binding protein, whose protein sequence is MTYTSPSPQASPAQTSPPPNEPPIVSIRDLQKVFPVPGGETVALKDANLSIQKGEFISLIGPSGCGKTTLLRLMADLEQPTGGELLIAGRPADEARRERQYGYVFQAPALMEWRTVLKNVLLPLEVMNVPGDRVARAREMLKLVGLEKFERNYPWQLSGGMQQRVSIARALAFDPPLLFMDEPFGALDEITREHLNLELLRLWRETGKTVIFVTHSIPEAVFLSTRVVVMTARPGRIEGVVDIDLPHPRSDDTREDPRFFTLATEIRELLKKGHS, encoded by the coding sequence GTGACGTACACCAGCCCCAGCCCGCAGGCCAGCCCGGCACAGACCAGTCCGCCCCCGAACGAGCCGCCCATCGTGTCCATCCGCGACCTGCAGAAGGTCTTCCCGGTGCCCGGCGGGGAGACGGTCGCGCTGAAGGACGCCAACCTCAGCATCCAGAAAGGGGAGTTCATCAGCCTGATCGGCCCGAGCGGCTGCGGGAAGACCACCCTGCTGCGCCTGATGGCCGACCTGGAACAACCGACCGGCGGGGAACTGCTCATCGCGGGCCGCCCCGCCGACGAGGCCCGCCGGGAGCGGCAGTACGGGTACGTGTTCCAGGCGCCCGCCCTGATGGAATGGCGCACGGTGCTGAAGAACGTGCTGCTGCCGCTGGAAGTCATGAACGTGCCCGGCGACCGGGTCGCACGTGCGCGCGAGATGCTGAAACTGGTCGGCCTGGAAAAGTTCGAACGGAACTACCCCTGGCAGCTGTCCGGCGGGATGCAGCAGCGCGTGAGTATCGCCCGCGCGCTGGCGTTCGACCCGCCGCTGCTGTTCATGGACGAACCGTTCGGCGCGCTGGACGAGATCACCCGCGAGCACCTGAACCTCGAACTGCTGCGCCTGTGGCGCGAGACCGGCAAGACCGTCATCTTCGTGACGCACTCCATCCCGGAAGCGGTGTTCCTCAGCACGCGCGTGGTCGTCATGACCGCTCGCCCCGGCCGCATCGAGGGTGTCGTGGACATCGACCTGCCCCACCCCCGCAGCGACGACACCCGCGAGGACCCGCGCTTCTTCACGCTCGCCACCGAGATCCGCGAACTGCTGAAGAAGGGGCACTCGTGA
- the hydA gene encoding dihydropyrimidinase yields MTLLIQHGEIVTDGKRFRADVLVKGETITQIGENLAVPEGATVIDASGKFVFPGFIDPHVHIHLPFMGTFAKDTHATGSQAALIGGTTTFIEMLAPAGSEDLMDGWRTWTGMAEGNSACDYTFHIGVTRWDDRTEATLRELVGQGMRSFKVFLAYRGAFGIDDAALYRVCRLAAELGVVVTAHCENADLVAELQQKLIAEGKTGPEWHEPSRPESVEAEGTAHFATFVEMTGAHGYVVHLSNARALEAALDARSRGVNLDVEVVIPHLTLDRTYAERPGVEGAKYVMSPPLREKGNQPKLWAALERGDIATVATDHCPFDVEQKRMGDGNFTLIPNGIPAIEDRVNVLYTQGVSRGNLSVERFVDAASTRAAQIFGLYPRKGTVSVGSDADLVIYDPAYRGTISAQTSHMNNDYSGFEGWEIDGRPEVVTVRGEVAVQGGAFVGDPARGQLLRR; encoded by the coding sequence ATGACCCTACTGATTCAACACGGCGAGATTGTCACGGACGGGAAGCGTTTCAGGGCGGACGTGCTCGTGAAAGGGGAGACCATCACCCAGATCGGCGAGAACCTCGCGGTGCCCGAGGGCGCCACCGTGATCGACGCGAGCGGGAAGTTCGTGTTCCCCGGCTTCATCGACCCGCACGTGCATATCCACCTGCCGTTCATGGGCACGTTCGCGAAGGACACGCACGCGACCGGGTCGCAGGCGGCGCTGATCGGCGGGACGACCACGTTCATCGAGATGCTCGCCCCGGCGGGCAGTGAGGACCTGATGGACGGCTGGCGCACCTGGACGGGCATGGCGGAAGGGAACAGCGCGTGCGACTACACCTTCCATATCGGCGTGACCCGCTGGGACGACCGGACCGAGGCGACCCTGCGAGAGCTGGTGGGCCAGGGCATGCGGTCCTTCAAGGTGTTCCTGGCGTACCGGGGCGCGTTCGGGATCGACGACGCGGCGCTGTACCGGGTGTGCCGTCTGGCGGCGGAACTGGGCGTGGTCGTCACCGCGCACTGCGAGAACGCCGATCTGGTCGCGGAATTGCAGCAGAAACTGATCGCGGAGGGCAAGACCGGCCCGGAGTGGCATGAGCCGAGCCGTCCGGAGAGCGTGGAGGCCGAGGGCACCGCGCACTTCGCGACGTTCGTGGAGATGACGGGCGCGCACGGGTACGTGGTGCACCTGAGCAACGCCCGCGCGCTGGAGGCGGCGCTGGATGCCCGCTCACGCGGCGTGAACCTGGACGTGGAGGTCGTGATTCCGCACCTGACGCTCGACAGGACATACGCCGAGCGGCCCGGCGTGGAGGGTGCCAAGTACGTCATGTCGCCCCCCCTGCGCGAAAAGGGCAACCAGCCGAAACTCTGGGCGGCACTGGAACGCGGGGATATCGCCACGGTCGCCACCGACCACTGCCCCTTCGACGTCGAGCAGAAACGCATGGGCGACGGGAACTTTACCCTCATCCCGAACGGCATTCCGGCCATCGAGGACCGCGTGAACGTCCTGTACACGCAGGGCGTCAGCCGGGGCAACCTGAGTGTCGAGCGTTTCGTGGACGCCGCCAGCACCCGCGCCGCGCAGATCTTCGGCCTGTACCCCCGCAAGGGCACCGTCAGCGTGGGCAGTGACGCGGACCTCGTGATCTACGACCCCGCGTACCGCGGCACCATCAGCGCGCAGACCAGTCACATGAACAACGACTACAGCGGCTTCGAGGGCTGGGAGATCGACGGGCGGCCCGAGGTCGTCACCGTGCGAGGTGAGGTGGCCGTGCAGGGGGGCGCGTTCGTGGGCGACCCGGCGCGCGGGCAACTGCTCAGGCGGTAA
- the preA gene encoding NAD-dependent dihydropyrimidine dehydrogenase subunit PreA has translation MADLSIDFAGIRSPNPFWLASAPPTNSGAQIHRAFEYGWGGAVWKTIGAPVLNISNRYGSLTLGGRRMLAINNVELISDRPLDVNLREIAEIKRLWPDRAVIVSAMVDADPQAWKDIVMMIEDTGADGIELNYGCPQGMSERGMGAAVGQVPEMCQLNTHWVTSVTRLPVIVKLTPNITHIVDPAHAALAGGAHALSLINTINSVTRVDLDTLLVSPSIGGRGTHGGYAGPAVKPIALNMLTELMTDEGVLRSGVPISGMGGIATWRDAAEFLLLGATSLQVCTAAMQHGYRIIEDLTDGLSNWMDDHGFKTIADVTGKSLPQMSTFGGLDLSHQSVARIDQNKCIGCDLCYAACNDTAHQCIDLVSPDGVTVDPGYDMRTNGRQVADTRPRPVVRESDCVGCALCANVCPVDGCITMVTVPSGRESITWDELTAQRPEIAQSWAAMQAYREEVGIEIH, from the coding sequence ATGGCTGACCTGAGCATCGACTTCGCGGGCATCCGCTCGCCCAACCCCTTCTGGCTCGCCTCGGCGCCCCCCACCAACAGCGGCGCGCAGATCCACCGCGCCTTCGAGTACGGCTGGGGCGGCGCCGTCTGGAAAACCATCGGCGCGCCCGTCCTGAACATCAGCAACCGCTACGGCAGCCTCACCCTGGGCGGGCGGCGCATGCTCGCCATCAACAACGTCGAACTCATCAGCGACCGCCCCCTGGACGTCAACCTCCGTGAGATCGCCGAGATCAAACGCCTCTGGCCCGACCGGGCCGTCATCGTGTCCGCCATGGTCGACGCCGACCCGCAGGCCTGGAAGGACATCGTCATGATGATCGAGGACACCGGCGCCGACGGCATCGAACTCAACTACGGCTGCCCGCAGGGCATGAGCGAACGCGGCATGGGCGCCGCCGTCGGCCAGGTGCCCGAGATGTGCCAGCTGAACACCCACTGGGTCACCAGCGTCACCCGGCTGCCCGTCATCGTGAAACTCACGCCGAACATCACCCACATCGTCGACCCCGCCCACGCCGCCCTGGCCGGAGGCGCGCACGCCCTCTCGCTCATCAACACCATCAACTCCGTCACCCGCGTCGACCTCGACACCCTGCTCGTTTCTCCCAGCATCGGCGGACGCGGCACGCACGGCGGCTACGCGGGGCCCGCCGTGAAACCCATCGCGCTGAACATGCTGACCGAACTCATGACCGATGAAGGCGTGCTGCGCAGCGGCGTGCCCATCAGCGGCATGGGCGGCATCGCCACCTGGCGCGACGCCGCCGAATTCCTCCTCCTCGGCGCCACCTCGTTGCAGGTCTGCACGGCCGCCATGCAGCACGGCTACCGCATCATCGAGGACCTCACCGACGGCCTCAGCAACTGGATGGACGACCACGGCTTCAAGACCATCGCCGACGTGACCGGCAAATCCCTGCCGCAGATGAGCACCTTCGGCGGCCTGGACCTGTCGCACCAGTCCGTCGCCCGCATCGACCAGAACAAATGCATCGGCTGCGACCTCTGCTACGCCGCCTGCAACGACACCGCCCACCAGTGCATCGACCTCGTCAGCCCCGACGGCGTCACCGTCGACCCCGGCTACGACATGAGAACCAACGGCCGACAGGTCGCCGACACCCGCCCCCGACCCGTCGTCCGCGAAAGCGACTGCGTCGGCTGCGCCCTGTGCGCCAACGTCTGCCCCGTCGACGGCTGCATCACCATGGTCACCGTCCCCAGCGGCAGAGAGAGCATCACCTGGGACGAACTGACCGCCCAGCGCCCCGAGATCGCGCAGAGCTGGGCCGCCATGCAGGCCTACCGCGAAGAAGTCGGCATCGAGATCCACTGA
- a CDS encoding NAD(P)-dependent oxidoreductase, which yields MEDAHPPQPTFQELLPPMTAHEASVEANRCLYCYDAPCLQACPTHIDIPTFIRKIATGNLRGSARTILESNFLGGTCARVCPVQELCEGACVLGPDHTPIQIGRLQRHAVDHVQERGIALFTPAPATGHRVAVIGSGPAGISASAELAKAGHEVTLYEKRDLGGGLSTYGIIVLREPVEVALREVQAARDLGVNVVTGHELTTRAGLDDLLTTNDAVILALGLGAVPAIGIPGEEHILDGLQVIEASKMEQPTGVGTRAVIIGAGNTAVDAATIARRSGADTLMVYRRTEREMTAYHHEYLFALSEGITFSFLTQPVEVLHEGGQVTGLRCVRMGLGAPDASGRARPEPIPGSDFVIPCDTVISAIGQEKPALAAALGLDLDGGYIRVDDTLQTSLPRVYAAGDCVRARGNASTVMAVQDGKIAAASIERALGRTPHVTLKPTPPAEVREHPLYLEAHGPVPTGPNQTAPAHAPVTEAQHG from the coding sequence ATGGAAGACGCCCACCCACCGCAGCCCACGTTCCAGGAACTCCTGCCCCCCATGACCGCGCACGAGGCCAGCGTCGAGGCCAACCGCTGCCTGTACTGCTACGACGCGCCGTGCCTGCAGGCCTGCCCCACCCATATCGACATCCCCACGTTCATCCGCAAGATCGCCACCGGGAACCTGCGCGGCTCGGCCCGGACCATCCTGGAGAGCAACTTCCTGGGCGGCACCTGCGCCCGCGTCTGCCCCGTGCAGGAACTCTGCGAGGGTGCCTGCGTGCTCGGTCCGGACCACACGCCCATCCAGATCGGCCGCCTGCAACGCCACGCCGTCGACCACGTGCAGGAACGCGGCATAGCGCTGTTCACGCCTGCCCCCGCCACCGGGCACCGCGTCGCCGTGATCGGCAGTGGCCCCGCCGGGATCAGCGCCAGCGCCGAACTCGCCAAGGCCGGGCATGAGGTCACGCTGTACGAGAAACGCGACCTGGGCGGCGGCCTGAGCACCTACGGCATCATCGTGCTGCGCGAACCGGTCGAGGTGGCGCTGCGCGAGGTGCAGGCGGCCCGCGACCTCGGCGTGAACGTCGTCACCGGGCACGAACTGACCACCCGCGCGGGCCTGGACGACCTGCTGACCACCAACGACGCCGTGATCCTCGCGCTGGGCCTGGGCGCCGTGCCCGCCATCGGCATTCCCGGCGAGGAACACATCCTCGATGGGTTGCAGGTCATCGAGGCCAGCAAGATGGAGCAGCCCACCGGCGTCGGCACGCGCGCCGTGATCATCGGTGCGGGGAACACCGCCGTGGACGCCGCCACCATCGCCCGCCGCTCTGGCGCCGATACCCTGATGGTCTACCGCCGCACCGAACGCGAGATGACCGCCTACCACCACGAGTACCTCTTCGCGCTGTCCGAGGGCATCACCTTCAGCTTCCTGACCCAGCCCGTGGAGGTGCTGCACGAAGGCGGGCAGGTGACGGGCCTGCGCTGCGTCCGCATGGGCCTCGGCGCACCCGACGCCTCGGGCCGCGCCCGCCCAGAACCCATCCCCGGCAGCGACTTCGTGATTCCCTGCGACACCGTCATCAGCGCCATCGGGCAGGAGAAACCCGCGCTGGCCGCCGCGCTCGGCCTGGACCTGGACGGCGGGTACATCCGCGTGGACGACACCCTCCAGACCAGCCTCCCGCGCGTGTACGCCGCCGGGGACTGCGTCCGCGCCCGCGGGAACGCCAGCACCGTCATGGCCGTGCAGGACGGCAAGATCGCCGCCGCCAGCATCGAACGCGCCCTGGGCCGCACGCCGCACGTCACCCTGAAACCCACCCCGCCCGCCGAGGTGCGCGAGCACCCGCTGTACCTCGAAGCACACGGCCCCGTCCCCACCGGCCCCAACCAGACCGCCCCGGCCCACGCGCCCGTCACGGAGGCCCAGCATGGCTGA
- a CDS encoding response regulator transcription factor, with protein MTQTTHSTEPLQRPHLLLIEDDRDVRRVLCDELSLEGFHVHAESSGQQGLTYTAQHPPDLILLDLGLPDLPGAEVTRRLRQLTDAPIVVLTATDALQERVHQLSLGANDFVMKPYDPRELLARVQAHLRRHGRSAPLRIGRFCLDRQQLRLSFDGRDLHLSPTELSIAATLLREPGQLHARAQLERQLWPGGTCRNALNVHVCHLRAKLTAAGAGDLLISVRRGGLALLDDHRQDH; from the coding sequence ATGACCCAGACCACCCACAGCACCGAACCCCTGCAGCGCCCGCACCTGCTGCTGATCGAGGACGACCGCGACGTGCGGCGCGTGCTGTGCGATGAACTGAGCCTCGAAGGCTTCCACGTCCACGCCGAATCCAGCGGTCAACAGGGCCTCACGTACACCGCGCAGCACCCCCCGGACCTGATCCTGCTGGACCTGGGGCTGCCCGACCTGCCCGGCGCGGAGGTCACGCGGCGCCTGCGGCAGCTGACCGACGCGCCCATCGTCGTCCTGACCGCCACCGACGCCCTGCAGGAACGCGTCCACCAGCTGTCCCTGGGCGCCAACGACTTCGTGATGAAACCCTACGACCCGCGCGAACTGCTCGCGCGGGTCCAGGCGCACCTGCGCCGCCACGGCCGCAGCGCCCCGCTGCGCATCGGACGCTTCTGCCTGGACCGCCAGCAGCTCCGCCTCAGCTTCGACGGGCGCGACCTGCACCTCTCACCCACCGAACTGAGCATCGCCGCCACGCTCCTGCGTGAACCCGGACAGCTGCACGCCAGGGCGCAACTGGAGCGGCAGCTGTGGCCCGGCGGCACCTGCCGCAACGCCCTGAACGTCCACGTCTGCCACCTGCGCGCCAAACTCACGGCCGCCGGGGCCGGTGACCTGCTCATCAGCGTCCGCCGCGGCGGACTGGCCCTGCTGGACGACCACCGACAGGATCACTGA
- the pelF gene encoding GT4 family glycosyltransferase PelF, with protein sequence MHIALLCEGTYPYASGGVSVWCDQLIRGLPEHRFQVYALTAQREPAPCGLPGNVQRLESVPLWSPQGPARRGRVGLPADRAEALGGVAQLLYALFTPGSDPEIMLGGLRRLHTYAQRADLEALLTGRGRAEQLYDLWSRAAQPARSQDRPAGDLLLQPTLADAVQATLWLSRFLRPLSVRPPAADLTHATGNGLATLLAFTAKWAHGTPFVLTEHGIYLRERYLELRFTGHSPAFKSFLLRFYGSLTRAAYRMADLITPGSRYNERWEVREGADPARIMAVYNGVNPASFPPSAAEPERPTISWVGRIDPLKDLETLIRAFALVREGLPGAQLRMFGSVPRGNEDYARACHALIHEVGVQGNATFEGHVPAVVDAYHAGHMVALTSISEGFPYTLIEAMATGRATVSTDVGGVSEAVGEAGLVVPSRDPHAVARACLDLLSSAPLRDRLGRAARQRVLSQFTLESFLDVYRGLYPQVAARGIA encoded by the coding sequence ATGCACATCGCGCTGCTCTGTGAAGGTACGTACCCGTACGCCAGCGGGGGAGTGAGCGTCTGGTGCGACCAGCTGATCCGCGGCCTGCCCGAACACCGCTTCCAGGTCTACGCCCTGACCGCGCAGCGCGAACCGGCGCCCTGCGGCCTGCCCGGCAACGTGCAGCGTCTGGAGAGCGTGCCGCTGTGGAGCCCGCAGGGCCCCGCGCGGCGCGGCCGGGTGGGCCTCCCGGCGGACCGCGCCGAGGCGCTGGGGGGGGTCGCGCAACTGCTGTACGCGCTGTTCACGCCCGGCAGCGACCCCGAGATCATGCTGGGCGGCCTGCGCCGACTGCACACCTACGCGCAGCGCGCTGACCTGGAAGCGCTGCTGACCGGGCGGGGCCGCGCCGAGCAGCTGTACGACCTGTGGAGCCGCGCCGCGCAGCCGGCCCGCAGTCAGGACCGCCCAGCGGGCGACCTGCTGCTGCAGCCCACCCTGGCCGACGCGGTGCAGGCGACCCTGTGGCTCTCACGCTTCCTGCGGCCCCTGAGCGTGCGGCCCCCGGCAGCGGACCTGACGCACGCGACCGGCAACGGCCTGGCGACCCTGCTGGCCTTCACGGCGAAGTGGGCGCACGGCACGCCGTTCGTGCTGACCGAGCACGGCATCTACCTGCGGGAACGCTACCTGGAACTGCGCTTCACGGGGCACAGCCCGGCGTTCAAGTCGTTCCTGCTGCGCTTCTACGGCAGCCTGACCCGCGCGGCGTACCGCATGGCGGACCTGATCACGCCGGGATCGCGGTACAACGAACGCTGGGAGGTCCGCGAGGGGGCCGACCCGGCGCGGATCATGGCGGTGTACAACGGCGTGAACCCGGCGTCGTTCCCGCCCAGCGCGGCGGAACCCGAGCGGCCCACGATCAGCTGGGTGGGCCGCATCGACCCCCTGAAGGACCTCGAGACCCTGATCCGGGCGTTCGCACTGGTGCGTGAGGGGCTGCCCGGCGCGCAGCTGCGGATGTTCGGGTCGGTCCCGCGTGGGAACGAGGACTACGCCCGCGCCTGCCACGCCCTGATCCACGAGGTCGGGGTGCAGGGCAACGCCACCTTCGAGGGTCACGTCCCGGCGGTCGTGGACGCCTACCACGCCGGGCACATGGTCGCCCTGACCAGCATCAGCGAGGGCTTCCCGTACACCCTGATCGAGGCGATGGCGACCGGACGCGCGACCGTGTCCACCGACGTGGGCGGCGTCAGCGAGGCCGTCGGGGAGGCCGGGCTGGTCGTGCCGTCGCGCGATCCGCACGCGGTGGCGCGCGCCTGCCTGGACCTGCTGTCCAGCGCGCCCCTGCGCGACCGACTGGGCCGCGCCGCGCGGCAGCGGGTGCTGTCGCAGTTCACGCTGGAGTCCTTCCTGGACGTGTACCGGGGCCTGTACCCGCAGGTGGCGGCGCGGGGGATCGCGTGA
- a CDS encoding GDP-mannose 4,6-dehydratase, with the protein MGTLAAVTGAEGFIGSHLVETLVRGGARVRAMVLYNSFGSWGWLDDLPPEIMAHVEVVLGDVRDPVCVREFMRGADVVYHLAALIAIPYSYAAPHSYVQTNVVGTLNVLEAARDLQTPRLVHTSTSEVYGTARSVPITERHPLQGQSPYSATKIAADKLVEAYHLSFGLPVVTLRPFNTYGPRQSARAVIPTIISQIAARRPVVRVGALRPTRDFNYVRDTARSFQAVGEAPHERVVGRTLNTGTGVEVSVGDLIRVIADVMGRDVQVEEETQRLRPENSEVMRLVGDNSELRAATGWAPRFDLHAGLDETSRWFLEPRNLAHYRPDQYTI; encoded by the coding sequence ATGGGAACACTGGCAGCGGTGACCGGGGCCGAGGGCTTCATCGGTTCGCACCTCGTGGAGACGCTCGTGCGCGGCGGCGCGCGGGTGCGGGCCATGGTGCTGTACAACAGTTTCGGCAGCTGGGGCTGGCTGGACGACCTGCCGCCCGAGATCATGGCCCACGTCGAGGTGGTCCTCGGCGACGTGCGCGACCCGGTGTGCGTGCGGGAATTCATGCGCGGCGCGGACGTGGTGTACCACCTGGCGGCACTGATCGCCATTCCGTACTCGTACGCGGCGCCGCACTCGTACGTGCAGACGAACGTGGTCGGCACCCTGAACGTCCTGGAGGCCGCGCGGGACCTGCAGACGCCCCGGCTGGTGCACACCAGCACCAGCGAGGTGTACGGCACGGCCCGCAGCGTGCCCATCACCGAGCGGCACCCGCTGCAGGGGCAGTCGCCGTACTCCGCGACGAAGATCGCGGCGGACAAACTGGTCGAGGCGTACCACCTGAGTTTCGGTCTGCCGGTCGTGACCCTGCGGCCCTTCAACACGTACGGGCCGCGCCAGTCGGCGCGCGCGGTGATTCCCACCATCATCTCGCAGATCGCCGCGCGCCGCCCGGTCGTGCGGGTCGGGGCGCTGCGGCCCACGCGGGACTTCAACTACGTGCGCGACACCGCGCGGTCCTTCCAGGCGGTCGGCGAGGCCCCGCACGAGCGGGTGGTGGGCCGCACCCTGAACACCGGGACCGGGGTGGAGGTCAGTGTCGGGGACCTGATCCGCGTGATCGCGGACGTGATGGGCCGCGACGTGCAGGTCGAGGAGGAAACGCAGCGCCTGCGCCCCGAGAACAGCGAGGTCATGCGGCTCGTCGGGGACAACAGCGAACTGCGCGCCGCGACCGGCTGGGCGCCCCGCTTCGACCTGCACGCCGGACTGGACGAGACCAGCCGCTGGTTCCTGGAGCCGCGCAACCTCGCGCACTACCGGCCCGACCAGTACACCATCTGA
- a CDS encoding sugar phosphate nucleotidyltransferase, giving the protein MHAVILAGGKGTRLRPYTTCVPKPLVPIGDRYSILEIVMHQLSHYGFTHVTLAIGHMGTLIRSFVGDGSRFGLSVTYLEEASPLGTIGPLLGALDRLPEHFLVMNGDVLTNLNHAKLLRQHAASSAPVTVATYAREVRSEFGVLDIEGGTILHFREKPVFNFMVSMGIYGFSRETLTRYPAGKPFGFDDLVLDLLSREIRPASYPFDGYWLDIGRPEDYDRANADFDRYIGMLMPGMNLGTPVPTPDAYLNAPA; this is encoded by the coding sequence ATGCACGCAGTGATCCTGGCTGGCGGGAAAGGCACCCGGCTGCGGCCCTACACCACCTGTGTTCCCAAGCCCCTGGTGCCCATCGGGGACCGCTACTCGATCCTGGAGATCGTGATGCATCAGCTGTCCCACTACGGGTTCACGCACGTGACCCTGGCGATCGGCCACATGGGCACCCTGATCCGCTCGTTCGTGGGGGACGGCAGCCGCTTCGGGCTCTCGGTCACGTACCTGGAGGAAGCGAGCCCGCTGGGCACCATCGGCCCACTGCTGGGCGCACTGGACCGCCTGCCCGAGCATTTCCTGGTGATGAACGGGGACGTGCTGACGAACCTGAACCACGCCAAGTTGCTGCGGCAGCACGCGGCCAGCAGCGCGCCCGTGACGGTCGCCACCTACGCCCGCGAGGTGAGGAGCGAGTTCGGGGTGCTGGACATCGAGGGCGGCACCATCCTGCACTTCCGCGAGAAACCGGTGTTCAACTTCATGGTCAGCATGGGCATCTACGGCTTCAGCCGCGAGACCCTGACGCGCTACCCGGCCGGGAAACCCTTCGGGTTCGACGACCTGGTACTGGACCTGCTGTCGCGCGAGATCCGCCCGGCCAGCTACCCCTTCGACGGGTACTGGCTGGACATCGGCCGTCCCGAGGACTACGACCGCGCGAACGCCGACTTCGACCGGTACATCGGGATGCTGATGCCCGGCATGAACCTGGGCACGCCCGTGCCCACCCCCGACGCCTACCTGAACGCCCCGGCCTGA
- a CDS encoding endo alpha-1,4 polygalactosaminidase, protein MTGHLRHPLTYLQPPARTAGPPGRRALSVYYGPNALNVLCRYQRVIVQPGHYRVDAVRWLQSRGVQVLAYLSLGMDSSPHGEWLRGAPDPHWHLRPVDARHPEWRARIEAQVLAHKAVFDGFLLDTLDSASDPVQVRAMLKLVRQVRQWAGPCYLMANRGFGLLPRLGGTINGVLIEALSTTWADGYRTYERHELEYTAALVAQARRLHLEVYGLDYAVTTRARRFALRRAEALGVPTFVSNRELTLPGGLLPRLAAPERAEAPRRSARA, encoded by the coding sequence ATGACCGGACACCTCCGCCACCCCCTGACGTACCTGCAGCCGCCGGCCCGGACCGCCGGACCGCCAGGCCGCCGCGCCCTGAGCGTGTACTACGGCCCGAACGCCCTGAACGTCCTGTGCCGCTACCAGCGGGTCATCGTGCAGCCCGGCCACTACCGCGTGGACGCCGTGCGCTGGCTGCAGTCGCGCGGCGTGCAGGTCCTGGCGTACCTGAGCCTGGGCATGGACAGCAGTCCGCACGGCGAGTGGCTGCGTGGCGCGCCCGACCCGCACTGGCACCTGCGGCCCGTGGACGCCCGCCACCCGGAGTGGCGCGCGCGGATCGAGGCGCAGGTCCTGGCGCACAAGGCGGTGTTCGACGGGTTCCTGCTCGACACGCTCGACAGTGCCAGCGACCCGGTGCAGGTGCGCGCCATGCTGAAACTCGTGCGGCAGGTGCGGCAGTGGGCCGGACCCTGCTACCTGATGGCGAACCGTGGCTTCGGGCTGCTGCCGCGCCTGGGCGGGACCATCAACGGCGTGCTGATCGAGGCGCTGTCCACCACCTGGGCCGACGGGTACCGCACGTACGAACGGCACGAACTGGAGTACACGGCCGCGCTGGTCGCGCAGGCGCGCCGCCTGCACCTGGAGGTGTACGGCCTGGACTACGCCGTGACCACCCGCGCCCGGCGGTTCGCGCTGCGCCGGGCCGAGGCGCTGGGCGTCCCGACGTTCGTCAGCAACCGCGAACTGACCCTGCCCGGCGGGCTGCTGCCCCGGCTGGCCGCGCCGGAACGGGCGGAGGCGCCCAGGCGCAGCGCGCGCGCCTGA